One segment of Paenibacillus pabuli DNA contains the following:
- a CDS encoding HD-GYP domain-containing protein: MGLITLSEVKPGLKLGNDVHTVRGNVLFQKGKVILPKDVEVLRAFMIHQVDIEQERVGTNGEGKKTAASSSGGKNGDRAGKGSIAVSAPAVTSLHEEYEKMVGLTKSAFLSSLAAELPVYELRTQLEALFVHLKQYNVLTFSPRVMQEHDYVYHHAVLSAMTSYQLAQWMDLPSKDWMQVAFAGLFHDIGNSKVDPQILHKPTALTDSEKEEIRQHTKYGYQVLKQAKAINEGARLAALQHHEKVDGSGYPLQLSGTQIHIYAKIVAIADIFHAMTLEKIYRKAQSPYLVLEQIKSEAFGKLDPAIVNVFIQRSTQIHNGIQVKLSNNQIGEIIFSDRDHPTRPMVSVEGTIINLMQQRQLYIQEVIG; this comes from the coding sequence ATGGGATTAATTACCCTGTCTGAAGTCAAACCTGGCCTTAAATTGGGGAATGATGTACATACTGTGCGCGGTAACGTTTTATTTCAAAAAGGCAAAGTTATTTTGCCTAAGGATGTGGAAGTTCTAAGAGCCTTTATGATTCACCAGGTCGATATTGAACAGGAAAGAGTCGGAACGAATGGTGAAGGCAAAAAGACGGCAGCTTCATCAAGTGGCGGGAAGAATGGGGATCGGGCTGGTAAAGGTAGCATTGCTGTCTCAGCCCCTGCAGTAACTTCCCTACATGAAGAGTATGAAAAGATGGTGGGATTGACCAAAAGCGCCTTTCTATCCTCCCTGGCAGCTGAATTGCCTGTATACGAACTGCGTACTCAGCTCGAAGCACTGTTTGTACATCTCAAACAATATAATGTGCTGACTTTTAGTCCAAGGGTAATGCAGGAGCATGATTACGTCTATCATCATGCTGTATTGAGTGCAATGACCTCGTATCAGTTGGCCCAGTGGATGGATTTGCCCTCCAAGGACTGGATGCAAGTTGCCTTTGCAGGATTGTTCCATGATATCGGTAATAGCAAGGTAGATCCACAGATTCTCCATAAACCCACTGCACTAACTGATTCTGAGAAGGAGGAGATCCGCCAGCATACGAAGTATGGCTATCAGGTCCTGAAACAAGCCAAGGCCATTAATGAAGGAGCAAGACTAGCAGCACTGCAGCACCATGAGAAAGTGGATGGTTCAGGTTATCCATTACAGCTAAGCGGCACGCAGATCCATATCTATGCCAAAATCGTTGCCATCGCAGATATTTTCCACGCCATGACACTGGAGAAGATTTATCGTAAAGCACAGTCTCCATATCTGGTTCTGGAACAAATCAAAAGCGAGGCATTTGGCAAACTGGATCCTGCAATCGTCAATGTATTTATACAGCGCTCTACACAAATTCATAATGGCATTCAGGTTAAACTTAGCAATAATCAGATTGGTGAGATCATTTTCTCTGATCGGGACCATCCTACACGTCCGATGGTTTCCGTTGAAGGAACAATCATTAACCTTATGCAGCAGCGGCAGCTTTATATCCAAGAAGTTATAGGATAA
- the dnaN gene encoding DNA polymerase III subunit beta, protein MKISIMKSYLNESIQHVSKAISSRTTIPILSGIKFDVNHQGVTLTASDTDISIQSFIPLEEGDKSVVQVEQPGSVVLPAKFFVEIIKKLPSQEIHMEVKDNFNTFISAGATEIQLVGLDPEEFPVLPSIEENQTVSIPGDLLKNMVKQTVFSISTHETTPILTGVLWSLGDNELKFVATDRHRLATRSAMLDNAEGVRFNNVVISGKTLNELSKIVPDQNTLVDIVVADNQVLFKIDRVLFYSRILDGTYPDTSRIIPTSYKTELVLDTKKLSESIDRAYLLSREEKTNIVRMQTMESGTIEISSSSSELGKVREEIEPAEFTGDPLKISFNSKYMLDVLKVVESEQLMIAFTGVMSPIILKPLDDSHSLYVILPYRTTN, encoded by the coding sequence ATGAAAATCAGCATAATGAAAAGCTATCTGAACGAATCTATCCAGCATGTATCCAAAGCCATCTCCAGCCGCACGACAATCCCCATCTTGAGCGGGATCAAATTCGACGTTAATCATCAAGGTGTGACGTTGACAGCAAGTGACACGGATATATCGATTCAATCCTTTATCCCGCTTGAAGAGGGAGATAAAAGCGTAGTTCAGGTTGAACAACCAGGTAGTGTTGTACTGCCAGCCAAGTTTTTTGTCGAGATCATCAAAAAACTGCCTTCCCAGGAAATCCACATGGAGGTCAAAGACAATTTCAACACCTTCATCTCAGCAGGCGCTACCGAAATTCAGCTGGTTGGTCTGGATCCGGAAGAATTCCCGGTATTGCCAAGCATCGAAGAGAACCAAACGGTCTCCATTCCTGGAGATCTGCTTAAGAACATGGTGAAGCAAACGGTATTCTCCATTTCCACCCACGAAACGACTCCAATCCTGACGGGTGTACTCTGGAGCCTTGGGGATAATGAGTTGAAATTTGTGGCAACCGACCGTCACCGTCTTGCTACTCGTTCAGCAATGCTGGATAATGCAGAGGGAGTACGTTTCAACAATGTCGTCATCTCGGGTAAAACGCTGAACGAACTCAGCAAAATTGTGCCGGATCAAAATACACTTGTGGATATCGTTGTTGCCGACAACCAGGTCCTGTTCAAAATTGATCGTGTCCTGTTCTATTCACGCATTTTGGACGGAACATATCCGGATACTTCTAGAATTATTCCGACTTCGTACAAAACAGAACTTGTTTTGGATACAAAAAAATTAAGTGAGTCAATTGACCGGGCCTATTTGCTGTCTCGTGAAGAAAAAACCAACATTGTGCGCATGCAGACGATGGAATCCGGAACAATCGAAATTTCATCAAGCTCCTCTGAGCTGGGGAAAGTAAGAGAAGAAATTGAACCTGCCGAATTTACCGGCGATCCGCTGAAAATCTCGTTCAACTCCAAATATATGCTGGATGTGCTGAAAGTGGTGGAGAGTGAGCAGCTGATGATTGCTTTTACCGGCGTCATGAGCCCGATCATTTTGAAGCCGCTGGATGACAGTCACAGCCTTTACGTCATCTTGCCTTACCGGACGACCAACTAA
- the gyrB gene encoding DNA topoisomerase (ATP-hydrolyzing) subunit B yields MSMNQPSYGADEIQVLEGLEAVRKRPGMYIGSTSAKGLHHLVWEVVDNSIDEALAGYCDHIEVTIHEDNSVTVVDNGRGIPVGEHAKMKRPALEVVMTVLHAGGKFGGGGYKVSGGLHGVGVSVVNALSAKVVVTVKVDGHVYQQEYRRGAPQYDLKTIGTTDETGTTVTFHPDPEIFTETLVYDYDTLLTRIRELAFLNKGIGLTLTDERTGATNSFLYEGGIIEYVSFLNQKREVLHENPIYVEGSRDNIQVEVALQYNDNYTENIYSFANNINTHEGGTHESGFKSALTRIINDYARKAGVIKDSTGNLSGDDVREGLTAIISVKIPEPQFEGQTKTKLGNSEVRGIVESLFAEKLQEFLEENPSVSRRILEKGLQAARAREAARKARELTRRKGALEVSSLPGKLADCSSKDASISELYIVEGDSAGGSAKQGRDRHFQAILPLRGKILNVEKARLDRILGNAEIRAIITAMGTGIGDDFDISKARYHKIILMTDADVDGAHIRTLLLTFLYRYMRKIIEAGYVYIAQPPLFKIERNKVIRYAGSEKERDEIIASLGENAKFNVQRYKGLGEMNAGQLWETTMDPESRTMLQVSISDAMLADAMFDTLMGDNVEPRRDFIQENAKYVKNLDI; encoded by the coding sequence ATGTCTATGAATCAACCGTCATATGGTGCAGATGAAATTCAGGTTCTTGAAGGACTGGAAGCCGTTCGTAAACGTCCAGGGATGTATATTGGTTCCACCAGTGCCAAAGGTCTGCATCATCTGGTCTGGGAAGTAGTGGACAACAGTATCGATGAAGCACTCGCAGGTTACTGCGATCATATCGAAGTTACTATCCATGAAGATAACAGCGTCACTGTAGTCGATAATGGACGTGGAATTCCCGTAGGCGAACATGCCAAAATGAAACGTCCTGCACTTGAGGTTGTTATGACCGTCCTCCATGCAGGAGGTAAATTTGGTGGCGGCGGGTACAAAGTATCCGGTGGACTACATGGTGTGGGTGTATCCGTCGTCAATGCTCTATCAGCAAAAGTTGTTGTCACCGTTAAGGTTGACGGCCATGTTTATCAACAGGAATACCGTCGTGGTGCACCACAATATGACTTGAAAACAATCGGGACAACAGACGAAACGGGAACAACGGTTACGTTCCATCCGGATCCGGAAATTTTCACTGAGACGTTGGTGTACGACTACGATACTTTGCTTACCCGTATTCGTGAGCTGGCGTTCCTGAATAAGGGCATCGGTCTTACGTTGACGGATGAGCGCACAGGTGCAACCAACTCGTTCCTGTACGAAGGCGGGATTATCGAGTACGTCTCCTTCCTGAATCAGAAGCGTGAAGTACTGCATGAAAATCCGATTTACGTTGAAGGCTCCAGAGATAATATCCAGGTGGAAGTTGCCCTGCAATACAATGACAATTACACCGAGAATATTTATTCTTTTGCCAATAATATCAATACGCATGAGGGCGGAACGCATGAATCGGGCTTCAAGAGTGCATTGACCCGGATCATTAATGACTATGCCCGCAAAGCCGGTGTAATCAAGGACAGTACTGGTAACTTGTCCGGAGATGACGTACGTGAAGGTCTGACGGCCATCATTTCCGTCAAGATTCCTGAGCCGCAGTTTGAAGGACAGACCAAGACGAAGCTGGGTAACAGCGAAGTGCGCGGAATTGTAGAGTCCCTGTTTGCCGAGAAACTTCAGGAGTTCCTTGAGGAGAATCCATCGGTTTCCCGCCGCATTCTGGAAAAAGGATTGCAAGCAGCTCGTGCGCGTGAAGCAGCACGTAAGGCTCGGGAATTGACTCGGCGTAAGGGTGCACTTGAAGTGAGCTCCCTGCCAGGTAAACTGGCTGACTGCTCCTCCAAGGACGCTTCGATCAGTGAACTGTATATCGTCGAAGGTGACTCAGCTGGTGGCTCTGCGAAACAGGGCCGTGACCGTCATTTCCAGGCGATTTTGCCGCTGCGCGGTAAAATTCTGAACGTGGAAAAAGCCCGTCTTGACCGGATCCTCGGTAATGCAGAGATTAGAGCAATCATCACTGCAATGGGTACGGGGATTGGTGACGACTTCGATATTTCGAAAGCCCGGTATCACAAAATCATTTTGATGACCGATGCCGATGTCGATGGAGCCCATATCCGGACACTGCTGCTGACATTCCTGTATCGTTATATGCGCAAAATCATTGAGGCAGGCTATGTGTACATTGCACAACCGCCATTGTTCAAAATTGAGCGCAACAAAGTGATTCGTTATGCCGGTTCCGAGAAGGAACGTGATGAAATTATTGCGAGTCTTGGTGAAAATGCCAAGTTCAATGTTCAGCGCTACAAAGGTCTTGGCGAGATGAATGCCGGACAGCTGTGGGAAACCACGATGGACCCTGAAAGCCGGACGATGCTGCAAGTATCGATCAGTGATGCAATGCTTGCGGACGCGATGTTTGATACCCTGATGGGAGATAATGTTGAACCTCGTCGTGACTTTATTCAGGAAAATGCGAAATATGTGAAAAACCTCGATATCTGA
- the yaaA gene encoding S4 domain-containing protein YaaA: MNRVTIRTEYIKLDQFLKLADCIPTGGMAKALLQEGLVRVNKEPEERRGRKLYPGDIVEVDGEGAFEVAAE; the protein is encoded by the coding sequence GTGAACCGAGTAACGATTCGTACGGAATATATTAAGCTTGACCAATTTTTGAAACTGGCAGATTGCATCCCGACCGGAGGCATGGCCAAAGCCCTGCTTCAGGAAGGACTTGTACGTGTGAATAAAGAGCCAGAAGAACGCCGGGGACGCAAGTTATACCCTGGGGATATCGTTGAGGTGGACGGAGAAGGCGCGTTCGAAGTTGCCGCAGAATAA
- a CDS encoding YheC/YheD family protein, which yields MSIQRVSSKWTKTVVLQRSRTVNEYIPVTRQYNRQTLERMTELFELNYIKPDHGTYGNGVMRVKTIHSFNATSISDHSHAEEDISEEANTPLSSSLSESNSQDFETSSLQVTSYQLQYGTKQESYPSLEELYKALEERIQGHVYLIQQGIPLLKHEDLPFDLRVLTQKNLKNTWETTGILGRIAAPGKIITNIHGGGRLATFEELVMPHLHATGLQKLRSELYRLGVYTAVQLQKSFPRLKEIGIDIALDETGRPWILEVNTLPGIYAFGLLPDKEAYRKIKRYAIAYGRLPSKKKKTLRNAAKPKASSSKAKSRVR from the coding sequence TTGAGTATCCAGCGCGTCTCCAGCAAATGGACCAAAACGGTTGTGTTGCAGCGCAGTCGTACTGTGAATGAATATATACCTGTCACGAGGCAATACAATCGCCAAACGCTTGAACGAATGACAGAACTGTTTGAGCTCAATTATATTAAGCCTGATCATGGGACCTACGGTAATGGGGTAATGCGGGTAAAAACAATTCATTCCTTCAATGCAACTTCGATCTCTGATCATTCCCATGCGGAAGAAGACATTTCTGAGGAAGCAAACACACCCCTGTCATCCTCCCTTAGCGAATCCAATTCACAGGATTTTGAGACTTCCTCGCTCCAGGTTACATCCTATCAGCTCCAATATGGCACGAAACAGGAGTCTTATCCGTCTCTCGAGGAACTCTATAAGGCTCTGGAAGAGCGAATTCAGGGACACGTTTACCTTATTCAGCAGGGTATCCCTCTCCTCAAACACGAAGATCTGCCATTTGACTTACGCGTGCTCACGCAAAAAAATCTGAAGAACACCTGGGAGACAACAGGTATTTTGGGCAGAATTGCTGCACCGGGAAAAATCATAACCAATATTCATGGTGGCGGACGGCTGGCCACATTCGAAGAACTGGTTATGCCCCATCTTCATGCAACCGGATTACAGAAGCTACGGAGCGAGCTTTATCGACTTGGTGTTTATACTGCCGTTCAGTTGCAAAAGTCGTTTCCAAGACTCAAAGAGATCGGAATTGATATTGCCCTCGATGAAACAGGCCGCCCTTGGATCCTGGAGGTTAACACATTACCTGGTATCTATGCCTTTGGCTTACTACCTGACAAAGAGGCTTATCGCAAGATCAAACGATATGCAATTGCCTACGGCAGGTTGCCCTCCAAAAAAAAGAAAACATTACGCAATGCTGCAAAACCAAAAGCATCCTCTTCTAAAGCGAAAAGTCGGGTTCGCTAA
- the recF gene encoding DNA replication/repair protein RecF (All proteins in this family for which functions are known are DNA-binding proteins that assist the filamentation of RecA onto DNA for the initiation of recombination or recombinational repair.), translating into MFVNSIDLQQFRNYEHLKLESFGPVNLLIGQNAQGKTNLAEAIFVLALTKSHRTSRDKELIRFGEERARLAAEVDKKYGTVNLELSLSQQGKKAKINGLEQRKLSDFVGALNVVMFAPEDLEIVKGTPGVRRRFLDMEIGQVAPGYLYHLQQYQKVLVQRNNLLKQLWGKDASAQTMLEIWNEQLAEHGVKIVKKRKQFIKKLQKWAETIHQGITGGGEVLRLAYLPSFSEAAEEDEAVLMDQFMIKLSQMKEQEIRRGTTLSGPHRDDLSFFINDREVQTYGSQGQQRTTALSLKLAEIELIHEEIGEYPVLLLDDVLSELDPFRQTQLIETFQSKVQTFITATGIESLNVDKLKDASIYHVHAGQVER; encoded by the coding sequence TTGTTTGTCAACAGCATTGATCTGCAGCAGTTCCGCAATTATGAACATCTGAAACTGGAATCTTTCGGTCCAGTGAATCTGTTAATTGGGCAAAATGCCCAAGGTAAAACCAATCTTGCAGAGGCCATCTTTGTGCTTGCGCTCACCAAGAGCCACCGTACATCCCGCGACAAGGAGTTGATCCGTTTCGGTGAGGAACGAGCCAGGCTTGCAGCAGAAGTCGACAAAAAGTATGGAACTGTCAATCTAGAGCTGTCTTTGTCGCAACAAGGGAAGAAGGCCAAAATTAACGGGCTTGAGCAGCGAAAGTTAAGCGATTTTGTCGGTGCGCTTAATGTGGTCATGTTTGCACCGGAAGATCTGGAGATTGTCAAAGGTACACCGGGGGTACGCCGCCGGTTTCTTGACATGGAGATCGGGCAGGTGGCGCCAGGCTATCTATACCATCTTCAGCAGTATCAGAAAGTGCTGGTTCAGCGAAACAACCTGCTGAAGCAGTTATGGGGCAAGGATGCATCTGCCCAGACGATGCTTGAGATCTGGAATGAACAGCTGGCGGAGCATGGTGTTAAAATCGTCAAAAAAAGGAAACAATTCATAAAGAAACTGCAAAAGTGGGCCGAAACGATTCATCAGGGGATCACCGGAGGCGGAGAAGTGCTGCGTCTGGCCTATCTTCCATCCTTCAGTGAAGCCGCTGAGGAAGATGAAGCTGTTTTAATGGACCAATTTATGATAAAATTATCACAAATGAAAGAGCAGGAGATTCGCCGGGGCACAACCCTTAGTGGGCCGCACCGGGATGACCTGTCCTTTTTCATTAACGACCGGGAAGTACAAACGTATGGTTCGCAGGGGCAGCAGCGCACAACGGCGTTGTCCCTTAAACTTGCGGAGATTGAACTGATCCACGAAGAAATCGGAGAATATCCGGTCCTGCTGCTTGACGATGTGTTGTCTGAGCTGGATCCTTTCCGTCAGACGCAGCTGATCGAAACGTTCCAGAGTAAGGTGCAAACCTTTATTACAGCTACGGGAATCGAGAGCCTGAACGTTGACAAGCTCAAAGATGCCAGTATTTATCATGTTCATGCCGGACAGGTTGAACGCTAA
- the remB gene encoding extracellular matrix regulator RemB, whose product MYIHLGGEKIIRSSELVAIFDISIEKSSKISKQYVTHAEQEKTVERIGEEEAKSIVVTKNIVYYSPISSATLKKRAHIFPDL is encoded by the coding sequence ATGTACATTCATCTGGGTGGCGAGAAAATTATCCGTTCTTCCGAATTGGTCGCTATTTTTGATATATCGATTGAAAAATCCTCTAAAATCTCCAAGCAGTATGTCACGCATGCCGAGCAGGAAAAAACAGTGGAACGCATCGGTGAAGAGGAAGCCAAGTCTATTGTCGTGACCAAGAACATTGTGTACTATTCACCTATTTCCTCAGCCACGCTGAAGAAGCGGGCTCACATTTTTCCTGATCTTTAG
- the gyrA gene encoding DNA gyrase subunit A: MAEEMNSQIKDRDIGVEMRESFMDYAMSIIVSRALPDVRDGLKPVHRRILYAMSELGMTPDKPHKKSARIVGEVIGKYHPHGDSAVYETMVRMAQDFSLRYMHVDGHGNFGSVDGDMAAAMRYTEARLSKIAMEMLRDINKDTIDFQPNYDGEESEPVVLPARFPNLLVNGVGGIAVGMATNIPPHNLGEVIDGVQAMIKNPDITSMELMDYIHGPDFPTAGYILGRSGIRQAYQTGRGSVTMRAKTNIEENNNKARIVVTEIPYQVNKARLVEKIAELVRDKKIDGITDLRDESDRNGMRIVIELRRDVNPGVVLNNLYKHTAMQSTFGINMLAIVNKEPKILNLREVLYHYLQHQIEVIRRRTQFELRKAEARAHILEGLRIALDHIDEIIALIRSSSNTDAAREGLIERFSLSHDQAQAILDMRLQRLTGLERERIENEYNELMVKIAEYREILANEHLVLEIISEELQEIRERFGDDRRTEITIGEESILDEDLIPREEVIITITHTGYVKRLPVSTYRSQKRGGRGVVGMDTKDTDFVEHLFVTNSHNYLMFFTDKGKVYRLKAYEIPELGRTARGTPIINLIQIEQGESVNAVIPVQEFESDKYLFFATRQGVVKKTPLEDYTNIRKGGLIGISLRDDDALIEVKLTDGQQEIIMGTSHGMSIRFSEANVRSMGRSATGVKGITLDEGDVVIGMDVVDQELDVLIVTAKGYGKRTPVSDYRMQTRGGKGIKTINVTEKNGGVVSLKMVKTEEDLMIITSSGTLIRMSMEGISTMGRYTQGVKLIHIRDEDAVATVSRIDKNEEEPDEELLEGLEAGDAEGTAVSPSEDAGIEAETEGDDSDSEA, translated from the coding sequence ATGGCGGAAGAAATGAACTCGCAGATTAAAGATCGGGATATTGGCGTCGAGATGCGTGAATCGTTTATGGATTATGCGATGAGCATCATTGTTAGCCGTGCCCTGCCCGACGTACGTGACGGATTGAAGCCGGTTCACCGGCGTATTTTATACGCAATGTCTGAGCTAGGCATGACACCGGATAAACCACATAAAAAATCAGCCAGAATCGTCGGCGAAGTTATCGGTAAGTATCACCCGCACGGTGACTCTGCCGTATACGAAACGATGGTACGGATGGCACAGGATTTCTCCCTGCGTTACATGCATGTTGATGGCCACGGTAACTTTGGATCCGTCGATGGCGACATGGCAGCAGCCATGCGTTATACGGAGGCACGTTTGTCCAAGATTGCCATGGAGATGCTTAGAGATATCAACAAGGATACGATCGATTTCCAGCCGAACTATGACGGTGAAGAGAGTGAACCAGTTGTTTTGCCAGCTCGTTTTCCTAACTTGCTTGTCAATGGTGTCGGCGGGATTGCGGTAGGTATGGCAACGAACATCCCTCCTCACAACCTGGGAGAGGTGATTGACGGCGTTCAGGCCATGATTAAAAATCCGGATATTACTTCGATGGAATTGATGGACTACATTCATGGACCAGACTTTCCAACGGCCGGTTATATTCTGGGACGCTCCGGTATTCGTCAGGCTTACCAGACAGGTCGCGGTTCTGTTACAATGCGGGCCAAAACCAATATCGAGGAAAATAACAACAAGGCACGTATCGTTGTTACCGAGATTCCTTACCAGGTAAACAAGGCAAGACTGGTGGAGAAAATTGCTGAGTTGGTTCGTGATAAGAAAATTGATGGTATTACAGATCTTCGGGATGAATCCGACCGTAACGGGATGCGGATTGTCATTGAGCTTCGCAGAGATGTGAACCCTGGTGTTGTATTGAACAACTTGTACAAGCACACGGCAATGCAGTCGACGTTCGGTATCAATATGCTGGCGATTGTGAATAAGGAACCGAAAATCCTGAACCTGCGTGAAGTGTTGTACCACTACTTGCAGCATCAGATTGAGGTTATTCGTAGACGTACACAATTCGAGTTGAGAAAAGCGGAAGCCCGTGCACATATTCTGGAAGGTTTGCGCATTGCACTCGATCATATCGATGAGATTATTGCGTTGATTCGTTCCTCCAGTAATACAGACGCAGCCAGAGAAGGTTTGATTGAGCGGTTCTCGCTTAGTCATGATCAGGCTCAAGCGATTCTAGATATGCGTTTGCAGCGCCTCACAGGTTTGGAACGGGAACGTATTGAGAACGAATATAACGAGCTTATGGTTAAAATTGCGGAGTATCGCGAGATTCTGGCCAATGAGCACCTGGTACTCGAAATTATCAGTGAAGAGCTGCAAGAAATTCGTGAGCGCTTCGGTGACGATCGCCGTACAGAAATCACCATTGGGGAAGAAAGTATCCTGGATGAGGATCTGATTCCGCGTGAAGAGGTGATTATCACCATTACACACACGGGCTATGTGAAGCGTCTGCCGGTATCGACATACCGCAGTCAGAAGCGGGGCGGACGTGGAGTTGTGGGCATGGATACCAAGGATACCGACTTTGTCGAGCATCTATTCGTAACCAACTCTCACAACTACCTCATGTTCTTTACGGACAAGGGTAAGGTATATCGTCTGAAAGCTTATGAGATTCCAGAGCTTGGACGTACAGCCCGAGGAACACCGATTATTAACCTGATTCAGATCGAACAGGGAGAGTCGGTTAACGCCGTGATTCCGGTGCAGGAATTCGAAAGCGACAAGTATCTGTTCTTCGCTACTCGTCAGGGTGTTGTGAAGAAGACACCGCTTGAGGATTACACCAATATTCGCAAAGGCGGTCTGATCGGGATCTCCTTGCGTGATGACGATGCTCTCATAGAGGTTAAGCTCACAGATGGTCAGCAAGAGATCATCATGGGTACTTCACACGGAATGTCTATTCGCTTCTCGGAAGCTAATGTTCGTTCTATGGGACGGAGTGCAACCGGGGTCAAAGGAATCACACTGGATGAGGGCGATGTTGTCATTGGTATGGACGTTGTCGATCAGGAGCTTGACGTTCTGATTGTTACAGCCAAAGGTTATGGTAAACGTACCCCTGTCAGCGATTATCGTATGCAGACTCGTGGCGGTAAAGGGATTAAAACCATTAACGTTACAGAGAAGAATGGTGGGGTAGTGAGTCTCAAAATGGTTAAAACGGAAGAGGATCTGATGATTATCACGTCGAGTGGTACATTGATTCGCATGAGTATGGAGGGCATTTCCACGATGGGTCGATACACGCAAGGTGTGAAGCTGATTCATATTCGTGATGAAGATGCTGTAGCCACAGTCAGCCGGATTGACAAAAATGAAGAAGAACCAGATGAAGAGTTACTGGAAGGACTGGAAGCAGGAGATGCAGAAGGTACAGCGGTAAGCCCAAGTGAGGACGCAGGTATAGAGGCGGAAACTGAAGGCGACGATTCTGATTCTGAGGCTTAA